A stretch of bacterium DNA encodes these proteins:
- the oxc gene encoding oxalyl-CoA decarboxylase codes for MATIDGNTLIARSLKRQGVEHMFGIVGFPVFGIAAAAQREGIQFLGMRNEQAASYAAAAVGYFTGRPGACLTVSGPGVIHGLAGMANAQENCWPMILLGGASNSYQEGRGAFQEAPQVELARPYGKYSARPDQPERIPFYCEQAVRTAINGRPGAVYLDFPDDMLSAQVEEDAVSIPAGCPDPPRTLAPTADVERAIDVLRNAERPLVIIGKGAAYSRAEEEVRQFIETTKLPFLTSPMGKGVVDDEHELSVMPGRGLALENADVVVLLGARLNWIMHFGLPPRFNENVKTIQIDIHGEEIGRNVPAEVGLCGDIKAVVGQLNTALEAEPFTYPSDTPWRSALSEKVSENKTFVQNMMNDDAVPMGYYRVLREIQDQAPPGTIIQAEGANTMDISRSVLMHKNPRERIDAATFGTMGVGLAQAIAAQVVHPDRKVICVEGDSAFGFSGMEVETACRYRLPIVFVIINNNGIGMGFDQLPEDRFQSPAMAYTIEAGYEKMIEGFGGKGYSVRTPDELSASLKQALDDSMPSIINVHIDPQARAKPQKHPWLTA; via the coding sequence ATGGCCACCATCGACGGCAATACCCTGATCGCCCGAAGCCTGAAGCGGCAGGGCGTCGAGCACATGTTCGGCATCGTCGGCTTCCCGGTCTTCGGGATCGCCGCCGCCGCCCAGCGCGAGGGCATCCAGTTCCTCGGCATGCGGAACGAACAGGCGGCGAGCTACGCCGCCGCCGCCGTCGGCTACTTCACCGGACGTCCGGGTGCCTGCCTGACGGTCTCCGGCCCGGGCGTGATCCACGGCCTCGCGGGCATGGCGAACGCGCAGGAGAACTGTTGGCCGATGATCCTGCTCGGCGGGGCCTCGAACTCCTACCAGGAAGGACGCGGCGCGTTCCAGGAAGCACCGCAGGTCGAGCTGGCCCGCCCCTACGGCAAGTACTCCGCGCGCCCGGACCAGCCCGAACGCATCCCCTTCTACTGCGAGCAGGCGGTCCGAACCGCGATCAACGGCCGACCCGGCGCCGTCTACCTCGACTTCCCGGACGACATGCTCTCCGCCCAGGTCGAAGAGGACGCGGTCTCGATTCCGGCGGGCTGCCCCGATCCGCCGCGGACCCTGGCCCCGACCGCCGACGTCGAACGCGCGATCGACGTGCTCCGTAACGCGGAGCGCCCGCTCGTGATCATCGGCAAGGGCGCCGCCTACTCCCGCGCCGAAGAGGAGGTGCGCCAGTTCATCGAGACGACGAAGCTGCCCTTCCTCACGTCGCCGATGGGCAAGGGCGTCGTCGACGACGAACACGAGCTTTCGGTGATGCCGGGTCGCGGCCTCGCCCTCGAGAACGCCGACGTCGTCGTTCTGCTCGGCGCGCGCCTCAACTGGATCATGCACTTCGGTCTGCCCCCGCGCTTCAACGAGAACGTGAAGACGATCCAGATCGACATCCACGGTGAGGAGATCGGTCGCAACGTTCCGGCCGAGGTCGGCCTCTGTGGCGACATCAAGGCCGTCGTTGGCCAGCTGAACACGGCCCTCGAAGCCGAGCCCTTCACCTACCCGAGCGACACGCCCTGGCGGAGCGCGCTGTCCGAGAAGGTCTCCGAGAACAAGACCTTCGTGCAGAACATGATGAACGACGACGCGGTCCCGATGGGGTACTACCGCGTCCTCCGCGAGATCCAGGACCAGGCGCCCCCCGGCACGATCATCCAGGCCGAGGGCGCGAACACGATGGACATCAGTCGTTCGGTGCTCATGCACAAGAATCCGCGCGAGCGGATCGACGCGGCGACCTTCGGGACGATGGGCGTGGGTCTCGCGCAGGCGATCGCGGCCCAGGTCGTCCACCCCGACCGCAAGGTGATCTGCGTCGAGGGCGACAGCGCCTTCGGCTTCTCCGGAATGGAGGTCGAGACGGCCTGCCGATATCGCCTGCCAATCGTCTTCGTGATCATCAACAACAACGGCATCGGCATGGGATTCGACCAGCTCCCGGAAGACCGCTTCCAGTCGCCGGCGATGGCCTACACGATCGAGGCCGGATACGAGAAGATGATCGAAGGCTTCGGCGGGAAGGGCTACTCGGTCCGCACGCCGGACGAGCTGTCGGCGTCGCTCAAGCAGGCGCTCGACGATTCGATGCCGTCGATCATCAACGTGCACATCGATCCGCAAGCCCGCGCCAAGCCGCAGAAGCACCCGTGGCTGACGGCCTGA
- a CDS encoding rhodanese-like domain-containing protein, giving the protein MRTRIPLLLLASAWLFACAEAESPITSIAPEALLSAPPAGALILDVRRPDEYATSHVPGAINVPHDQVEARIAELGEDRARTIVVYCEKGRRAGLAGDVLLAAGFSDVRHLEGDMSGWREAGRPTAQP; this is encoded by the coding sequence ATGCGAACCCGAATCCCCCTCCTGCTCCTCGCCTCCGCCTGGCTCTTCGCCTGCGCGGAGGCGGAGAGCCCGATCACGTCGATCGCACCGGAAGCCCTGCTCTCGGCGCCGCCCGCGGGCGCGCTGATCCTCGACGTCCGTCGCCCCGACGAGTACGCCACGAGCCACGTGCCAGGTGCGATCAACGTGCCGCACGACCAGGTCGAAGCGAGGATCGCCGAGCTCGGCGAGGACCGCGCTCGCACGATCGTCGTCTACTGCGAGAAAGGCCGGCGGGCCGGCCTGGCCGGTGACGTGCTGCTCGCGGCGGGCTTCTCCGACGTGCGACATCTCGAGGGCGACATGAGCGGCTGGCGCGAGGCGGGACGACCGACCGCGCAGCCTTGA
- a CDS encoding cytochrome P450, with amino-acid sequence MATEPLLDFDWDPMDTGTRIPFDVYARLRREQPISKTRDGAWFIACQDDLIAATKEVDVFRASMREPGVVVPPEEMLISEIPEPRHGQVRRIVNSAVAAHRLGRVEDFTRDLTHRLFDEAIAKSEGGELVELVQEIVMPVPTSVIAVLLGAPPEDHALWGAWSDEVVQGDYPRFNRNHRGEGLAAAHPEFTAYVDAMIAERKADPDPPPDFTTRLLQTEIDGHRLSDVELRTLLVFLLISGNETTRHLISNLLHRLATTEGLLETLRERPERIPNAVEESLRLDSVIINLVRTVMRDTVFRGHAMREGERVFFGVASANRDESLYEDPAAFRLDRPKPKGHAAFGGGPHVCPGASLARLEGRIVLEVAVERLSSISLEPGFTWEKVPVFWANGPTRLPAKLVARPAS; translated from the coding sequence ATGGCGACCGAACCCCTCCTCGACTTCGACTGGGATCCGATGGACACCGGAACCCGGATCCCCTTCGACGTCTACGCGCGCCTGCGCCGCGAGCAGCCGATCTCGAAGACCCGGGACGGGGCCTGGTTCATCGCCTGCCAGGACGACCTGATCGCCGCCACGAAGGAAGTCGACGTCTTCCGGGCGAGCATGCGCGAGCCGGGCGTCGTCGTGCCGCCGGAAGAGATGTTGATCTCGGAGATCCCGGAGCCGCGACACGGTCAGGTCCGGCGGATCGTGAACTCCGCCGTCGCCGCACACCGACTGGGGCGCGTCGAGGACTTCACCCGCGATCTCACGCACCGCCTCTTCGACGAGGCGATCGCGAAGTCCGAGGGCGGCGAGCTCGTCGAGCTCGTCCAGGAGATCGTGATGCCGGTCCCGACTTCGGTGATCGCCGTTCTGCTGGGCGCTCCGCCGGAGGACCACGCGCTCTGGGGAGCGTGGTCCGACGAGGTCGTCCAGGGGGACTACCCGCGCTTCAATCGCAATCACCGTGGGGAAGGTCTCGCCGCCGCGCACCCCGAGTTCACGGCCTACGTCGACGCCATGATCGCCGAGCGGAAGGCGGATCCCGATCCGCCGCCGGACTTCACCACGCGACTCCTCCAGACGGAGATCGACGGACATCGCCTGTCCGACGTGGAGCTGCGCACGCTGCTGGTCTTCCTGCTGATCTCGGGCAACGAGACCACGCGCCATCTGATCTCGAACCTGCTGCACCGCCTCGCGACGACCGAAGGGCTGCTCGAGACCCTGCGCGAACGCCCGGAGCGGATCCCCAACGCCGTCGAGGAGAGCCTCCGCCTCGACAGCGTGATCATCAACCTCGTGCGAACGGTCATGCGGGACACGGTCTTTCGCGGCCATGCGATGCGCGAAGGCGAGCGCGTCTTCTTCGGCGTCGCTTCGGCCAACCGGGACGAGTCGCTCTACGAGGATCCCGCCGCGTTCCGGCTCGACCGGCCGAAGCCGAAGGGGCACGCGGCCTTCGGCGGCGGGCCCCACGTCTGCCCCGGCGCCTCGCTGGCGCGCCTCGAGGGTCGGATCGTGCTCGAGGTGGCGGTCGAGCGGCTCTCCTCGATCTCGCTCGAGCCCGGCTTCACCTGGGAGAAGGTCCCGGTCTTCTGGGCGAACGGTCCGACGCGACTGCCCGCGAAGCTGGTCGCACGCCCGGCCTCCTGA
- a CDS encoding SDR family oxidoreductase: MGRLDGKTAIITGSAQGTGEVLAHVFAEEGASLVLGDVQDERGESVARELGGPARFVHLDVSDPGDWSKAVDTAVDAFGGVDVLVNNAAILLLKPFDEISPDEFLRIVQVNQLGPFLGMQAVFPVMKEHDGGSIVNIASTDGIKGMNGVAAYASSKWAVRGLTKSAAIELGRYAIRVNAVCPEAGNPNMSAPFFPGSPDLTDVPHQMMQKILKDPKPVVPGSRLRDVANMALFLASDESRSCTGGDFVVDAGLTVGWYQEGVPSA; the protein is encoded by the coding sequence ATGGGCCGACTCGACGGAAAGACCGCGATCATCACGGGCAGCGCCCAGGGAACCGGCGAGGTCCTCGCCCACGTCTTCGCCGAGGAAGGCGCGAGCCTCGTCCTCGGGGACGTGCAGGACGAACGCGGCGAATCCGTCGCCCGGGAGCTCGGGGGGCCTGCTCGATTCGTCCATCTCGACGTCTCCGACCCGGGTGACTGGTCGAAGGCGGTCGACACCGCGGTGGACGCCTTCGGCGGCGTCGACGTCCTCGTGAACAACGCAGCGATCCTCCTGCTCAAACCCTTCGACGAGATCAGCCCCGACGAGTTCCTGCGCATCGTCCAGGTGAACCAGCTCGGGCCCTTCCTCGGGATGCAGGCCGTGTTCCCCGTCATGAAGGAGCACGATGGCGGATCGATCGTGAACATCGCCTCGACCGACGGCATCAAGGGCATGAACGGCGTCGCCGCCTACGCCTCGAGCAAGTGGGCGGTACGCGGCCTGACGAAGTCCGCGGCGATCGAGCTCGGCCGATACGCCATCCGCGTGAACGCGGTCTGTCCCGAAGCGGGGAACCCGAACATGAGCGCGCCCTTCTTCCCCGGGAGTCCGGACCTGACCGACGTACCCCACCAGATGATGCAGAAGATCCTGAAGGATCCGAAGCCGGTGGTGCCGGGCAGTCGCCTGCGCGACGTCGCGAACATGGCCCTCTTCCTGGCGTCCGACGAGAGCCGATCCTGTACCGGGGGCGATTTCGTCGTCGACGCGGGGCTCACGGTGGGCTGGTACCAGGAGGGCGTTCCCTCCGCCTGA
- a CDS encoding HD domain-containing protein translates to MARKTNSLFDQTLDRSVFVAFFLGAVTPLLGFAVVSERLMPALESRDDQIALASLVVTTGFLSLGAFLALRRIVARTLADITDQNDRLESLLLVARELADAPHAQIVAETASVWAARLTDADASWMVTREDWDKPFTVLASRGGDAEAWLEACGDEWRELASRHVEAETPIRIDGEGSDAPSVVLVPVALETEPGAHLVVARRERAFSPNEVDAVATLAAQTGVAWTSADRGDSQRNFFSHMTDLVVAALDTHVQYRSGHSSRVSALANRVGRAMGVEDDALHDLHFAALLHDVGMLRIPPAHQRDPKFFRKHATVGARMLSRIRVWEGAAPIVGQHHERPDGTGYPDGLVGDDIVLGARILAVCDAWDAMRTEDYHRPAISEAEALAELRENVGGQFDGDVVAALEALVREGGL, encoded by the coding sequence ATGGCCAGGAAAACGAACTCCCTCTTCGACCAAACCCTCGATCGGTCGGTCTTCGTCGCGTTCTTCCTGGGCGCGGTCACCCCGCTCCTCGGCTTCGCGGTCGTGAGCGAACGGCTGATGCCCGCGCTCGAGAGTCGCGACGACCAGATTGCGCTCGCGAGCCTCGTCGTCACGACGGGCTTCCTCTCCCTCGGCGCCTTCCTCGCGCTCCGGCGGATCGTCGCCCGAACCCTCGCCGACATCACCGATCAGAATGACCGTCTCGAGTCGCTCCTCCTCGTCGCCCGCGAGCTGGCCGATGCTCCGCACGCACAGATCGTCGCGGAGACCGCCTCCGTCTGGGCCGCGCGCCTGACCGACGCCGACGCGAGCTGGATGGTCACGCGCGAAGACTGGGACAAGCCCTTCACGGTCCTCGCCAGCCGTGGGGGAGACGCGGAAGCATGGCTCGAGGCCTGCGGCGACGAGTGGCGGGAGCTGGCGAGTCGGCACGTCGAAGCCGAGACCCCGATCCGCATCGACGGCGAGGGCAGCGACGCACCTTCGGTCGTCCTCGTCCCCGTCGCCCTCGAGACCGAACCCGGCGCCCATCTCGTGGTCGCACGCCGCGAACGGGCCTTCTCGCCGAATGAAGTCGACGCCGTAGCCACCCTCGCCGCCCAGACGGGCGTCGCCTGGACGAGCGCGGATCGCGGCGACAGCCAACGCAACTTCTTCAGCCACATGACCGATCTCGTGGTCGCCGCCCTCGACACCCACGTCCAGTACCGGTCGGGCCACTCGTCCCGGGTCTCGGCCCTGGCGAATCGGGTCGGTCGGGCGATGGGCGTGGAGGACGACGCGCTGCACGACCTCCACTTCGCGGCGCTGCTCCACGACGTGGGCATGCTCCGCATTCCCCCCGCTCACCAACGCGATCCGAAGTTCTTTCGCAAGCACGCGACCGTCGGAGCCCGCATGCTCTCACGCATCCGCGTCTGGGAAGGCGCCGCGCCGATCGTCGGACAGCACCACGAGCGCCCGGACGGGACCGGCTACCCGGACGGATTGGTCGGGGACGACATCGTCCTCGGCGCGCGCATCCTCGCGGTGTGCGATGCCTGGGATGCGATGCGGACGGAGGACTACCACCGTCCGGCCATCTCGGAAGCCGAGGCCCTGGCCGAGCTCCGGGAGAACGTGGGCGGCCAGTTCGACGGTGACGTCGTCGCGGCCCTCGAGGCGCTCGTCCGCGAGGGCGGGCTCTAG
- a CDS encoding TauD/TfdA family dioxygenase, with the protein MHVTPLDAPFGAQLHLETDDALGPEEVDVLRRAFAEHGFLLVREGPIDDARQIELLAALGRVEPDESGAPMRMEVTNQHDETTAPEGELVFHCDYAYDPAPIPVISLYGATIDGDVTPTCFASGASVLDRLAPETVERLRDLTAVHACFLYRHDAPDARSEEPDPLIPRGEPGWGPAHYWHHHAAILENAFGVETLFVCLQHTDRFEGLPRTVSDGLLEELFAALYAPDAIYEHRWQPHDLLIWDNLTIQHARPEPIDRPRTLRRYHVSETDLTADYVRVAREQGIM; encoded by the coding sequence ATGCACGTCACGCCCCTCGATGCACCCTTCGGTGCCCAGCTCCACCTCGAGACCGACGACGCGCTCGGTCCCGAAGAAGTCGACGTCCTGCGCCGCGCCTTCGCCGAGCACGGCTTTCTGCTCGTGCGCGAAGGCCCGATCGACGATGCGCGCCAGATCGAGCTCCTCGCCGCCCTCGGACGGGTCGAGCCGGACGAGAGCGGAGCGCCCATGCGCATGGAAGTCACGAACCAGCACGACGAGACGACGGCGCCCGAGGGCGAGCTCGTCTTCCACTGCGACTACGCGTACGACCCGGCGCCGATCCCGGTGATCTCCCTCTACGGCGCCACGATCGACGGGGACGTCACGCCGACCTGCTTCGCGAGCGGGGCGAGCGTGCTCGACCGCCTCGCGCCCGAGACCGTCGAGCGCCTGCGCGACCTGACCGCGGTCCACGCGTGCTTCCTCTATCGACACGACGCGCCGGACGCCCGCAGCGAGGAACCGGATCCGCTGATCCCGCGCGGAGAGCCGGGCTGGGGTCCCGCCCACTACTGGCACCACCACGCGGCGATCCTCGAGAATGCGTTCGGAGTCGAGACGCTCTTCGTCTGCCTCCAACACACGGATCGCTTCGAGGGCCTCCCGCGCACGGTCTCCGACGGTCTGCTCGAGGAGCTCTTCGCCGCGCTCTACGCCCCGGACGCGATCTACGAGCATCGCTGGCAGCCCCACGATCTCCTGATCTGGGACAACCTCACGATCCAGCACGCGCGGCCCGAACCGATCGACCGTCCACGCACGCTCCGCCGCTATCACGTGTCCGAGACGGACCTGACCGCGGACTACGTCCGCGTCGCCCGCGAGCAGGGGATCATGTAG
- a CDS encoding NAD(P)-dependent oxidoreductase, which yields MLDGQRILVTGATGQVARPLTEKLSENNEVWAAARFSDAQAKDELEALGVKTAFFSMGESDLAGLPDVDYVIHCGANVDPKTPEIGMAQNAEGSGFLMQRYKDVKAFLHMSSSSVYRVPASSSEPITEDNELGGYASYSPHYAMSKLASEAVVRFQARALNLKTIITRLDVAYGSRGHGGVPMIIYEFMKNGMTYTRAEGGDSYCSPIHEDDIAEQVQNLILKADVPAPIVNLGGDQVVAVEEIIAYVESLTGLTMKMETGPDASWGMKVLDNTRRKALGGPCKVDWKDGVRSALEKRHPDALQG from the coding sequence ATGCTCGACGGACAGCGGATCCTCGTCACGGGAGCGACCGGCCAGGTCGCCCGCCCCCTGACCGAGAAGCTCTCAGAGAACAACGAAGTCTGGGCCGCCGCCCGCTTCTCGGATGCCCAGGCGAAGGACGAGCTGGAAGCGCTCGGCGTGAAGACCGCCTTCTTCTCGATGGGCGAGTCGGACCTCGCGGGGCTGCCGGACGTCGACTACGTGATCCACTGCGGCGCGAACGTCGATCCCAAGACGCCGGAGATCGGGATGGCCCAGAACGCCGAGGGCTCGGGCTTCCTCATGCAGCGGTACAAGGACGTGAAGGCATTCCTGCACATGTCGTCCTCGTCGGTCTACCGGGTTCCGGCGAGCTCCAGCGAGCCGATCACCGAAGACAACGAGCTCGGCGGCTACGCGAGCTACTCGCCGCACTACGCGATGAGCAAGCTCGCGAGCGAGGCGGTCGTCCGGTTCCAGGCTCGCGCCCTGAACCTCAAGACGATCATCACGCGGCTCGACGTGGCGTATGGATCGCGGGGGCACGGCGGCGTGCCGATGATCATCTACGAGTTCATGAAGAACGGGATGACGTACACCCGGGCGGAGGGCGGGGACAGCTACTGCTCGCCGATCCACGAGGACGACATCGCCGAGCAGGTCCAGAACCTGATCCTGAAGGCGGACGTGCCGGCGCCGATCGTGAATCTCGGCGGCGATCAGGTCGTCGCCGTCGAGGAGATCATCGCCTACGTCGAGAGTCTGACGGGGCTCACGATGAAGATGGAGACCGGACCGGACGCGTCCTGGGGGATGAAGGTCCTCGACAACACGCGGCGGAAGGCGCTCGGCGGACCCTGCAAGGTCGACTGGAAGGACGGCGTCCGGAGCGCCCTCGAGAAGCGTCACCCGGACGCGCTCCAGGGCTAG
- a CDS encoding CoA transferase — MAPADPLPLADLLVLDLTIARAGPTAVRQLADWGADVVLIEPPAPEDTSAGRHGPDFLNLNRNKRSLSLDLKREAGRALLHRLVARADVLVENMRPNVKEKLGFDWETVSAINPRLVMGSISGFGQDGPYAERGGVDQIAQGLGGLMSVTGLPGQGPVRAGVAISDVTAGLQLAVGILVALHERERTGRGRYVHTSLLESMIGMMDFQAARYTVAKDVPPQAGNHHPTMGPMGMYATRDGYMNVAAPWGRLWSALCDVIGRPELASDPRFAQAADRARNRDALNEEIDRALATKTTREWVDAMNAVGIPSGPVNDLAETFADPQVRHLAVATPVTHPVVGEIEILRNATHLEGVSSDIRRPAPEPGEHTEEILRQFGLEDAEIARLREDGVV; from the coding sequence ATGGCGCCCGCCGACCCGCTCCCCCTCGCCGACCTCCTCGTCCTCGACCTGACGATCGCACGCGCCGGCCCGACCGCCGTCCGCCAGCTCGCCGATTGGGGAGCGGACGTCGTCTTGATCGAACCGCCCGCACCGGAGGACACGAGCGCCGGGCGCCACGGCCCCGACTTCCTGAACCTCAACCGCAACAAGCGGAGTCTCTCCCTCGATCTCAAGCGCGAAGCGGGTCGCGCCCTCCTCCACCGGCTCGTCGCACGGGCGGACGTGCTGGTCGAGAACATGCGACCGAACGTGAAGGAGAAGCTCGGGTTCGACTGGGAGACGGTCTCCGCGATCAACCCGCGACTCGTGATGGGCTCGATCTCGGGCTTCGGTCAGGACGGCCCGTACGCCGAACGCGGCGGCGTCGACCAGATCGCCCAGGGCCTCGGCGGGCTGATGAGCGTGACGGGGCTGCCCGGACAGGGACCCGTGCGCGCAGGCGTCGCGATCTCCGACGTGACGGCGGGTCTCCAGCTCGCCGTCGGGATCCTGGTGGCGCTCCACGAGCGCGAACGAACGGGACGTGGACGCTACGTCCACACATCGCTGCTCGAGTCGATGATCGGGATGATGGACTTCCAGGCGGCCCGCTACACGGTCGCGAAGGACGTGCCGCCGCAGGCGGGGAACCACCATCCGACGATGGGACCGATGGGCATGTACGCCACCCGGGACGGCTACATGAACGTCGCCGCGCCCTGGGGTCGACTCTGGTCGGCGCTCTGCGACGTGATCGGACGCCCGGAGCTCGCCTCGGATCCCCGCTTCGCGCAGGCCGCCGATCGCGCCCGCAACCGCGACGCGCTCAACGAGGAGATCGATCGCGCGCTCGCGACGAAGACCACCCGGGAATGGGTCGACGCCATGAATGCCGTCGGGATCCCGTCGGGACCGGTGAACGACCTGGCGGAGACCTTCGCGGACCCACAGGTCCGCCATCTCGCCGTCGCGACCCCGGTCACGCACCCCGTCGTGGGCGAGATCGAGATCCTGCGCAACGCCACCCATCTCGAGGGGGTCTCGAGCGACATCCGGCGCCCGGCGCCCGAGCCCGGCGAGCACACGGAAGAGATCCTCCGACAGTTCGGCCTCGAGGACGCCGAGATCGCTCGCCTGCGCGAGGACGGCGTGGTCTAG
- a CDS encoding crotonase/enoyl-CoA hydratase family protein: MSEPVVLYEEKGSVAIVTLNRPEKMNTLTEGIIQGVADGIDRANASKPVRSIVLRGAGPTLTGGYDLNPGEGADIEDGWSSPFDAPGPERRAGAWDPVRDYQFMGNNVRRFMKIWESPKPVLGQIHGWAIGGATDLILCCDLLYMADDAHIGYAPSRIYGTPTTMMWVYRLGLEHAKQFLLSGDAIDAATALRIGLVSHVCPRDEIEERIEAHARRLEHIPANQLALNKLLVNQAFENMGLRTSQLLGTFFDGVTRHTEEAYRWVESFEEKGFRQVIKERDAPHADYGERPKKG, translated from the coding sequence ATGAGTGAGCCCGTCGTGCTCTACGAGGAGAAGGGGAGCGTCGCGATCGTGACCCTGAACCGGCCCGAGAAGATGAACACCCTGACCGAAGGGATCATCCAGGGCGTCGCGGACGGGATCGATCGCGCGAACGCGTCGAAGCCCGTTCGCTCGATCGTACTGCGCGGAGCGGGGCCGACGCTGACCGGGGGCTACGACCTGAACCCGGGCGAAGGGGCGGACATCGAGGACGGCTGGTCGAGTCCCTTCGATGCGCCGGGGCCGGAACGCCGGGCGGGGGCCTGGGATCCCGTCCGCGACTACCAGTTCATGGGAAACAACGTCCGGCGCTTCATGAAGATCTGGGAGTCGCCGAAGCCGGTGCTCGGGCAGATTCACGGCTGGGCGATCGGCGGCGCGACCGACCTGATCCTGTGTTGCGACCTCCTCTACATGGCCGACGACGCCCACATCGGATACGCGCCGTCCCGGATCTACGGCACGCCCACGACGATGATGTGGGTCTATCGCCTGGGCCTCGAACACGCGAAGCAGTTCCTGCTCTCCGGCGATGCGATCGACGCGGCGACCGCGCTCCGGATCGGGCTCGTCTCCCACGTCTGTCCGCGGGACGAGATCGAGGAGCGGATCGAGGCGCACGCGCGGCGGCTCGAGCACATCCCGGCGAACCAGCTCGCCCTGAACAAGCTGCTCGTCAATCAGGCCTTCGAGAACATGGGTCTCCGGACGAGCCAGCTCCTCGGGACCTTCTTCGACGGCGTGACCCGCCACACGGAAGAGGCCTACCGCTGGGTCGAGAGCTTCGAGGAGAAGGGCTTCCGACAGGTGATCAAGGAGCGTGACGCGCCGCATGCCGACTACGGCGAGCGACCGAAGAAGGGCTAG
- a CDS encoding TauD/TfdA family dioxygenase: MDSSSNLRPLPEAFGVEILGAKADRLVEPDAAKVWHDALAEQQLLVFRDLSLSADQQVALAATLGEPLVENPSGRLYQFVSNTREDGILGDERFAHHSDHAFMDEPIDVISLYGLEVPEAGSSTRFVNTITAARALPDALRSRVEGRRARHTIDPDGRHEDVAVRGPRRPDDAIGAWHPILWQGSRSPDPALYVSEQQTDLVEGLEEPESAALIEALFEHLYRGPFTYVHAWREGDLVVWDNRALQHARDAVPVGTSRNLRRVSVGGTSVFEYFRNVVGWTGDE; the protein is encoded by the coding sequence ATGGACTCGTCGTCGAACCTACGTCCACTCCCCGAAGCCTTCGGGGTCGAGATCCTCGGCGCGAAGGCCGACCGCCTCGTCGAGCCCGACGCGGCGAAGGTCTGGCACGACGCCCTGGCCGAGCAACAGCTCCTCGTCTTCCGGGATCTCTCGCTCTCCGCCGACCAGCAGGTCGCGCTGGCCGCGACCCTGGGCGAGCCGCTCGTCGAGAACCCTTCCGGCCGGCTCTACCAGTTCGTCTCGAACACCCGCGAAGACGGCATCCTCGGAGACGAGCGCTTCGCCCACCACTCCGATCACGCGTTCATGGACGAGCCCATCGACGTGATCTCCCTCTACGGACTCGAGGTCCCGGAAGCCGGCTCGTCGACTCGCTTCGTGAACACGATCACCGCGGCGCGCGCGCTTCCCGACGCGCTCCGTTCACGAGTGGAGGGGCGACGCGCGCGACACACGATCGATCCGGACGGACGCCACGAAGACGTCGCGGTTCGCGGTCCTCGACGGCCCGACGACGCGATCGGCGCCTGGCATCCGATCCTCTGGCAGGGCTCCCGCAGCCCCGACCCGGCCCTCTACGTGAGCGAACAACAGACCGATCTCGTCGAGGGGCTCGAGGAGCCGGAGAGCGCCGCCTTGATCGAGGCGCTCTTCGAGCACCTCTATCGCGGCCCGTTCACCTACGTCCACGCCTGGCGGGAGGGCGACCTCGTCGTCTGGGACAACCGCGCGCTCCAGCACGCGCGGGACGCGGTCCCCGTCGGCACGAGTCGGAACCTCCGCAGGGTCTCCGTCGGCGGGACGTCGGTGTTCGAGTACTTCCGGAACGTCGTCGGATGGACCGGCGACGAATGA